The following proteins are encoded in a genomic region of Pseudomonas sp. Os17:
- the tssG gene encoding type VI secretion system baseplate subunit TssG, translating into MDATHGLAAPALSELSRGIREYSLFQAVMLVVDRLRDAHPQMNDDELYDQLEFQANPSLGFPGSDVDRVEFFEEHGLLHARLRLNLIGLFGSGSPLPAFYGEQALGDTEEGNPTRHFLDLFHHRLQRLMLPIWRKYRYRASFSSGALDPFSSQLFALIGLGGVEIRQARELNWKRLLPYLGLLSLRAHSAALIEAVLRYYFKHAQLVIEQCIERRVQILDEQRNRLGLGNSVLGEDLVLGERVRDRSGKFRIHIRELDWQRFHEFLPIGFGYQPLCALVRFTLRDPLDYDIRLVLRQEEIRELCIGEQNACRLGWTSWLGRERADGVVTLGSLSH; encoded by the coding sequence ATGGACGCCACGCATGGGCTTGCAGCCCCTGCTTTGAGCGAGTTGTCCCGGGGCATACGGGAGTACTCGCTGTTCCAGGCGGTGATGCTGGTGGTCGATCGACTGCGCGATGCTCACCCCCAGATGAACGACGACGAGCTCTACGATCAGCTGGAGTTCCAGGCCAACCCGAGCCTGGGATTTCCCGGCAGCGATGTCGATCGCGTGGAGTTCTTCGAAGAGCACGGACTGTTGCATGCGCGCCTGCGCCTGAACCTGATCGGCCTGTTCGGCTCCGGCTCGCCGCTGCCGGCCTTCTATGGCGAGCAGGCCCTGGGCGACACCGAGGAGGGCAACCCGACCCGGCATTTTCTCGATCTGTTCCACCATCGCCTGCAACGGCTGATGCTGCCGATCTGGCGCAAGTACCGCTATCGCGCGAGCTTCTCCAGCGGTGCCCTGGATCCGTTCTCCAGCCAGTTGTTCGCCTTGATCGGCCTGGGCGGCGTGGAGATTCGCCAGGCCCGGGAACTGAACTGGAAACGCCTGCTGCCCTACCTCGGGCTCTTGAGCCTGCGGGCCCACTCGGCGGCGCTGATCGAGGCGGTGCTGCGTTACTACTTCAAGCATGCGCAGCTGGTGATCGAGCAGTGCATCGAGCGTCGGGTGCAGATTCTCGACGAGCAGCGCAACCGCCTGGGCCTGGGCAACAGCGTGCTCGGCGAGGACCTGGTGCTGGGGGAGCGGGTGCGCGATCGCAGCGGCAAGTTCCGCATCCACATCCGCGAGCTCGACTGGCAGCGCTTCCATGAATTCCTGCCGATTGGCTTCGGCTATCAACCGCTTTGCGCCCTGGTGCGCTTCACCTTGCGCGACCCGTTGGACTACGACATCCGCCTGGTACTGCGCCAGGAGGAAATCCGTGAACTGTGCATCGGCGAGCAGAACGCTTGCCGCCTGGGCTGGACCAGCTGGCTGGGACGTGAACGCGCCGATGGCGTGGTGACCCTGGGCAGCCTCTCTCATTAA
- the tssH gene encoding type VI secretion system ATPase TssH — translation MINVDLQQLIQALDADTRRDLERCAERCVARGGSKILVEDLLLELLERPQGLLARALQDAGIEAAELVAVLQPGTEHSASRNPVFAPELVQWLQDALLVASLELGQTQVQQAALLLALLRNPLRYAGSRYQPLLARLNSQRLKDFALAQQGDPGAPGQPLAGGESLLQRFTHNLTQQARDGRLDPVLCRDEALRQMVDILARRRKNNPIIVGEAGVGKTAVVEGLASRIAAGEVPQALQGVELLVLDMGLLQAGASVKGEFERRLKGVIDEVKAAPQPIIVFIDEAHTLIGAGGNAGGGDAANLLKPALARGELRTIAATTWSEYKKYFEKDPALARRFQPVQLHEPSVDEAVTILRGLAPIYEKSHGIYLRDDAVVAAAQLSARYLAGRQLPDKAVDVLDTACARVRISLAAAPQSLERLRAELAEGARQRQALRRDAEAGLDIDQEALQRLEQRLQDAEREQLALEQRWIEQRQQAERLLALRQELAQAREALVATSEDRQAPADDARDSEPQAHLQALQAELVAVHGALSNAQAEERLVSFEVCPRLVAQVISAWTGVPQEQLAREHNARVASFADDLRARIRGQEQAVQALDRCMRAVAAGLNQPDAPVGVFLLVGPSGVGKTETALALADLLYGGERFLTTINMSEFQEKHSLSRLIGAPPGYVGYGEGGMLTEAVRQKPYSVVLLDEVEKADPDVLNLFYQIFDKGLANDGEGRAIDFRNTLILMTSNLASERIDALCQGSQRPSTEDLERAIRPVLSAHFKPALLARMRVVPFYPVDAAVLRELIEIKLQRLGQRLARRHLQFSHCQQLVTQLARRCGQSDSGARLIDHLLEAHLLPRVADRLLQAMASGESLVQVHATVDGDGGVVCEFA, via the coding sequence ATGATCAACGTCGATTTGCAACAACTGATCCAGGCACTGGATGCCGATACCCGCCGCGACCTGGAGCGCTGCGCCGAGCGTTGCGTGGCCCGTGGCGGCAGCAAGATCCTGGTGGAGGACCTGCTGCTGGAACTGCTGGAGCGGCCCCAGGGGCTGCTCGCCCGGGCCCTGCAGGATGCCGGGATCGAGGCCGCCGAGCTGGTGGCGGTGCTGCAACCGGGTACCGAGCACAGCGCTTCACGCAACCCGGTGTTTGCGCCGGAGCTGGTGCAATGGCTGCAGGATGCCTTGCTGGTGGCCAGCCTGGAACTGGGACAGACCCAGGTGCAGCAGGCGGCGTTGCTCCTGGCCTTGCTGCGCAACCCGCTGCGCTATGCCGGCAGCCGCTACCAGCCGTTGCTGGCGCGGCTCAACAGCCAGCGCCTGAAGGACTTCGCCCTGGCCCAGCAGGGGGATCCCGGGGCCCCGGGCCAGCCGCTGGCCGGCGGCGAATCGCTGTTGCAGCGCTTTACCCATAACCTCACCCAGCAGGCCCGGGACGGCCGGCTCGACCCGGTACTGTGCCGCGATGAAGCGCTGCGCCAGATGGTGGATATCCTCGCCCGGCGGCGCAAGAACAACCCGATCATTGTCGGCGAAGCCGGGGTCGGCAAGACCGCGGTGGTGGAGGGGCTGGCGTCGCGCATTGCCGCCGGTGAAGTGCCCCAGGCGTTGCAGGGCGTCGAGTTGCTGGTCCTGGACATGGGCTTGCTGCAGGCCGGGGCCAGCGTCAAGGGCGAGTTCGAGCGCCGGCTCAAAGGGGTGATCGATGAGGTCAAGGCCGCGCCTCAGCCGATCATCGTGTTCATCGACGAGGCCCATACCCTGATCGGGGCCGGTGGCAACGCCGGCGGTGGCGACGCCGCCAACCTGCTCAAGCCGGCCCTGGCCCGGGGCGAGCTGCGCACCATCGCCGCCACCACCTGGAGCGAGTACAAGAAATACTTCGAAAAGGACCCGGCCCTGGCCCGGCGTTTCCAGCCGGTGCAGTTGCATGAACCCAGCGTCGACGAGGCGGTGACCATCCTGCGCGGCCTGGCCCCGATCTATGAAAAGAGCCACGGCATTTACCTGCGCGATGACGCGGTTGTGGCGGCAGCGCAGTTGTCGGCCCGCTACCTGGCGGGTCGGCAGTTGCCGGACAAGGCTGTCGACGTCCTGGATACCGCCTGCGCCCGGGTGCGCATCAGCCTCGCCGCGGCGCCGCAAAGCCTGGAACGCTTGCGCGCCGAACTGGCGGAAGGCGCTCGCCAGCGCCAGGCCCTGCGCCGCGATGCCGAGGCCGGGCTGGACATCGACCAAGAGGCTTTGCAGCGTCTGGAGCAACGCTTGCAGGATGCCGAGCGCGAGCAACTGGCCCTGGAGCAGCGCTGGATCGAGCAGCGCCAGCAGGCCGAGCGCCTGCTCGCCCTGCGCCAGGAGTTGGCCCAGGCGCGGGAAGCGCTGGTGGCCACTTCCGAGGACCGGCAAGCGCCGGCTGACGATGCTCGGGACAGCGAGCCGCAGGCGCACCTGCAGGCGTTGCAGGCCGAACTGGTGGCGGTCCACGGCGCGCTCAGCAACGCCCAGGCCGAGGAGCGCCTGGTGAGTTTCGAGGTGTGCCCGCGGTTGGTGGCGCAAGTGATCAGCGCCTGGACCGGTGTGCCCCAGGAGCAACTGGCCCGGGAGCACAACGCCCGGGTCGCCAGTTTCGCCGACGATCTGCGGGCGCGGATCCGCGGCCAGGAACAGGCGGTGCAGGCCCTCGACCGTTGCATGCGCGCGGTCGCCGCGGGCCTGAACCAGCCCGACGCGCCGGTGGGGGTGTTCCTGCTGGTGGGCCCCAGCGGTGTCGGCAAGACCGAAACCGCCCTGGCCCTGGCGGACCTGCTGTACGGCGGCGAGCGCTTCCTGACCACCATCAACATGTCCGAGTTTCAGGAGAAACACAGCCTCTCGCGGCTGATCGGCGCGCCGCCGGGTTACGTCGGTTACGGCGAGGGCGGCATGCTCACCGAAGCGGTACGCCAGAAACCCTATTCGGTGGTGCTGCTGGACGAGGTGGAGAAGGCCGATCCGGACGTGCTCAACCTGTTCTACCAGATCTTCGACAAGGGCCTGGCCAACGATGGCGAAGGGCGCGCGATCGATTTTCGCAACACCCTGATCCTGATGACCTCGAACCTCGCCAGCGAACGCATCGACGCCCTGTGCCAGGGCTCGCAGCGTCCCAGCACTGAGGACCTGGAGCGGGCGATCCGCCCGGTCCTCAGCGCCCACTTCAAGCCGGCGCTGCTGGCCCGCATGCGGGTGGTGCCGTTCTACCCGGTGGACGCTGCGGTGCTGCGGGAACTGATCGAGATCAAGCTGCAGCGCCTGGGCCAGCGCCTGGCGCGCCGGCACTTGCAGTTCAGCCATTGCCAGCAGTTGGTGACGCAACTGGCCCGGCGCTGCGGGCAGAGCGACAGCGGTGCACGGCTGATCGATCACCTGCTGGAAGCGC